The DNA window CAGCACCACCTACGGTGGCAGCGCGCTGGGCCAGTTCTACTTCGTCAACCCCGACGGCAGCGCCGCGCAGATGATCGCCGGCTGCACGCCGCGCGCGGGTTTCAGCGCCGAGTACGACCCCAACTGCTATGCCGCCAATGTGCAGGGCGTGCAGTCCTATCGCCACACCCATTACGACAACGACCGCGCCGGCGTCACCGCGGATGTGGAGTGGACGCAGGAACTGGGTGCGGTGAACAACACCGTCCGCGCCGGCCTGTGGCTGGAAAAGTTCGACCGCACCGCCCGCCGCGACTGGCATCGCCTGCTCAACGTCGGCACCGACATCGGTTTCGACCAGCAGCCGTACTGGGTGCAGTTCGAGGACGACTACAGCACCGACGAGCAGATGTACTACGTGGAGGACGTGGCCCGCTTCGGTGCCTTCAGCGCCCGCGTCGGCGTGAAGCAGTTCTTTGTCGACCAGACCCGCCACCGCACCATCGGCGCGGCCGAGAACGTGCGCTCGGATTCGAAGTCCGATCCGCTGATCTCCGCTGGCGGCACCTGGACGCTGCCGGTGCAGGGCCTGGAAATGTTTGCCGGCTTCTCGCAGAACTTCGCTGCCATTCCCTCCGGCGTGCTGGGCGAAACCGATCCGCAGCGCTTTGCCCGGGTGGAACCGGAAACCGCCGACAACATCGAGCTCGGCCTGCGCATCAGCCGCTGGCCCTTGACCGGTGCGATCACCCTGTACAACATCAAGTTCGACAACCGCATCGTCTATCTGCCGGCGCGTCTGGCTGATGGCATCGACTATCTGGATGAAACCGATGGCGTGTACGAAAACTTCGGCGGCGTGGAAAGCAACGGTGTGGAGGCCGCACTCGGTTATGGCTGGGACAATGGCTGGCGCATCAACGGAGCCTACACCTACAACCGCTCCAAGTATCTGGGCAGCGGCAATGCTGACCGTGACGCCGCACTGGGCATCGTGGATGGCGCGCAGGTGATCGGCCAGCCGCGCCACATGCTGGTGATGGCGGCCGACTGGCAGGGCGAGAACTGGAACTTCGGTCTGTCCGGCCGCTACCTGGGCGAGCGCTATCTCAACGCATCCAACAGCGCGAAGCTGTCGTCGGCTACGGTGTTCAACGCCAACATCGGCTTCGACCTGCAGAGTCTGTCGCCGAAGCTGAAGGGCGTGGGCGCGAGCATCGTGGTCAATAACCTGACCGACCGTAAATATCTCGCCGGCGTGGATGGCAGCAATTCGGCCTTCATCGGCGCGCCGCGCACCGTCGGTTTCTCGGTACGGGTTGACCTGTGACCGACCTCGGTCGACGTCGATTGCTGCAGGGGGGCATCAGCGCCGGCATCGCCGCGCTGATGCCCAGCATCGCGCGTGCTGCGGCCATCGCGCCGGACGCGCGCACCCGCAGCCTGCAGGACCTGCAGCACATCGTGGTGTTCATGCAGGAGAACCGCTCCTTTGATCACTACTTCGGCACGCTGCCCGGCGTACGCGGCTTCGGTGACCGTTTCGTCGCGCCCGCCGCGCCACTGGCAGCGGGGCAGCCAGCGCGTACCCTGTGGTTGCAGCCCAACGCGGCCGGTACCCGCGGTATCGCACCGTTCCCACTGGACACGGCTGCGCAGTTTGGAGTGATGCGCGTGGAAGGCACACCGCATACCTGGCCCGATGCACAGCGCGCCTGGGATCATGGGCGCATGGCGCACTGGCCGGTGGCCAAGCAGGACCATGCGATGGGGTACTACCGCCGCGCCGACCTGCCGTTCCAGTTCGCGCTGGCCGAGGCGTTCACCGTCTGCGATGCCTACCACTGCGCCATGCAGGCCGGCACCAACCCAAACCGCCTGTTCCTGTGGACCGGGCACAACGACCCGCACGCGCGCCATGGTGGCCCGGCGGTAGCCAATTCGCACGACAACTTCCCGGAACTGGGCGGCAATCCGGACAGCTACACATGGGCCAGCTATGTGGAACAGCTGCAGCAGGCCGGCGTGGACTGGCGCATCTACCAGGACATGGCCGACAACTTCACCGACAACCCGCTTGCAGGGTTCGAGACCTTCCGCCAGGCCTGGCGCGGCGCGCCCGGTCACGATGCGCAACTGCGCGAGCGCGGGGTAAGCACGCGCGGATTGGCGCAGCTGCGTGAGGACGTGCTGGGCAATCGTCTGCCGCAGGTGAGTTTCATCATCGCCGATGCCGCCGGCAGCGAGCATCCCGGGCCGTCCAGCCCCGCGCAGGGCGCGGCGTATACCGCGCGCGTGCTGGATGCATTGACCGCGAACCCGGAAGTCTGGAGTCGCACCGCGTTGCTGCTGATGTTCGATGAGAACGATGGCTTCTTCGACCACATGCCGCCGCCGGCCCCGCCGTCGAAGGACGCCACGCGATCGGGCGGATGGGCCGGTGCCTCGTCCGTTTCTACCGACCGTGAATACCACCA is part of the Stenotrophomonas oahuensis genome and encodes:
- a CDS encoding phosphocholine-specific phospholipase C codes for the protein MTDLGRRRLLQGGISAGIAALMPSIARAAAIAPDARTRSLQDLQHIVVFMQENRSFDHYFGTLPGVRGFGDRFVAPAAPLAAGQPARTLWLQPNAAGTRGIAPFPLDTAAQFGVMRVEGTPHTWPDAQRAWDHGRMAHWPVAKQDHAMGYYRRADLPFQFALAEAFTVCDAYHCAMQAGTNPNRLFLWTGHNDPHARHGGPAVANSHDNFPELGGNPDSYTWASYVEQLQQAGVDWRIYQDMADNFTDNPLAGFETFRQAWRGAPGHDAQLRERGVSTRGLAQLREDVLGNRLPQVSFIIADAAGSEHPGPSSPAQGAAYTARVLDALTANPEVWSRTALLLMFDENDGFFDHMPPPAPPSKDATRSGGWAGASSVSTDREYHQHASPGNEKADPPDLRGRPYGLGPRVPLYVISPWSRGGWVDSQVYDHTSVIRLIERRFGVAAPQLSPWRRAVCGDLTAAFDFSRTDERPFVGTLPATAETAARAAALPGRTVPELPAGLEPAIQEPGVRPLRALPYRPQVGMDREGDAVRLEMRCEGAAAVLHVYDRLDLEAIPRRYTVAPGEVLQDVWLVDAERGYDLWLLGPNGFHRHYRGEAGVEPVQVALTRSGGELFLRLDNPARSAMSVDVRPMAYAAHMPTRRVELPARGRAEIRWLATPTSGWYDLEIAQAGASQRLAGRMEDGRPGTTDPAMGTQSMVFHLE
- a CDS encoding TonB-dependent receptor, with the translated sequence MRIAGRVPRITLLALTLTAALDVLAAENAPADDARTLDQVQVIGQATSYAKTSVSQETLQRQQIIGSVNGALNELPGVVVSEADATGSSVWGTQISMRGFVTNRDTQQIGTTIDGLPNGGSGYGGGSLANRYIDTLDLETIEVSQGTADISSRSNEALGGTLNFLTSDPLSEQRLRMVVGAGDNDMRKYYVRYDTGVLGGHTRAWVSASSARVSDWIDGSGKTSNDHVAAKFITELDRWTLSGYASYNDADEPEYTSVTPAAFATNPGRDGLTGTLTGIPNLDQNYRSGSRALRENTFAYLRGAFDSGNGFKATLSGYVHKMEGRGDWLPPYLVQARNDGAGAPESEFLGSSTTYGGSALGQFYFVNPDGSAAQMIAGCTPRAGFSAEYDPNCYAANVQGVQSYRHTHYDNDRAGVTADVEWTQELGAVNNTVRAGLWLEKFDRTARRDWHRLLNVGTDIGFDQQPYWVQFEDDYSTDEQMYYVEDVARFGAFSARVGVKQFFVDQTRHRTIGAAENVRSDSKSDPLISAGGTWTLPVQGLEMFAGFSQNFAAIPSGVLGETDPQRFARVEPETADNIELGLRISRWPLTGAITLYNIKFDNRIVYLPARLADGIDYLDETDGVYENFGGVESNGVEAALGYGWDNGWRINGAYTYNRSKYLGSGNADRDAALGIVDGAQVIGQPRHMLVMAADWQGENWNFGLSGRYLGERYLNASNSAKLSSATVFNANIGFDLQSLSPKLKGVGASIVVNNLTDRKYLAGVDGSNSAFIGAPRTVGFSVRVDL